A genomic region of Porticoccaceae bacterium LTM1 contains the following coding sequences:
- the ileS gene encoding isoleucine--tRNA ligase has product MSDYKQTLNLPKTAFAMKANLAQREPGMLKDWQQNRLYEKIRKARAGRDQFILHDGPPYANGDIHIGHAVNKILKDIVVKSRTMSGFDAPYVPGWDCHGLPIEHKVETKIGKAGVKVDHKTFRQKCREYAKRQVEGQRKDFIRLGVFGEWDNPYLTMDYQFEADIIRSLGKIIDNGHLTKGYKPVYWSVVGGSALAEAEVEYQEKTSFSIDVAFPVADPAAFADAAGGIEGEGNLSVVIWTTTPWTLPSNMAVSVHADLDYVFVQCQINGEQQRFMLAEALVESVLNRWSVEEHTVVGRCKGAALEKLLLQHPFYNRQVPMILGEHVTTDAGTGAVHTAPDHGADDFVVSKKYGIDTLNNIDDSGIFRDKVELFAGEHVYKVDEKVVAVLEENGRLLAQSKLVHSYPHCWRTKTPLIFRATPQWFVSMDKNGLLDQCQKAADEVEWLPGWGKARIDSMLDGSPDWCISRQRTWGVPIALFVNKESGELHPETSRLIEEVAKRVEQSGMDAWYDLDASELLGEEADQYQKVTDTLDVWFDSGVTHNAVVNRRDNLRFPADLYLEGSDQHRGWFQSSLKTSIAMNGVAPYKTVLTHGFTVDADGRKMSKSLGNTVAPQQVMNQLGADVLRLWVAATDFSTEMSVSDEILKRTSDSYRRIRNTARYFLSNLDGFDPAEHLVKAEDMLALDQWALDVTAQLQSDVKAAYDSYNFHSIYQKVHNFCVNEMGGVYLDIIKDRIYTCKTDSLARRSAQTALFHIVEAFTRWIAPILSFTADEIWGFLPGEREESVFLAEWYQLPELGASAAFSRQEWEQIVEVKEAVNKVIEARRNEGVVKSALEAEVTLYANDELKALLDKLGDELRFVLITSAAFVAPMADAGEVDPSEMPGLGVAVVKSSHDKCERCWHFREDVGTSTEHPTICGRCEENAFGEGESRAFA; this is encoded by the coding sequence ATGAGCGACTACAAGCAGACCCTGAACTTGCCAAAAACCGCTTTTGCAATGAAAGCGAACCTGGCGCAACGCGAACCTGGCATGCTGAAAGATTGGCAGCAAAACCGCCTGTACGAAAAGATTCGTAAGGCCCGTGCCGGTCGCGACCAGTTTATTCTGCACGATGGCCCTCCCTACGCGAATGGCGATATTCACATCGGTCATGCCGTTAACAAAATTCTAAAGGATATCGTGGTTAAGTCTCGCACTATGAGTGGCTTTGATGCCCCTTATGTGCCGGGCTGGGACTGCCACGGCCTGCCAATTGAACACAAGGTGGAAACCAAAATTGGCAAGGCTGGCGTTAAGGTCGATCACAAGACTTTCCGCCAGAAGTGTCGCGAGTACGCCAAACGTCAGGTTGAAGGCCAGAGGAAAGATTTTATTCGCCTCGGTGTGTTTGGTGAGTGGGATAACCCTTACCTGACCATGGATTACCAGTTTGAGGCGGATATCATTCGCTCGCTGGGAAAAATCATCGATAACGGACACCTCACCAAAGGCTACAAGCCGGTTTACTGGAGTGTGGTAGGCGGCTCTGCGCTGGCGGAAGCAGAAGTGGAGTATCAGGAAAAAACCTCATTCTCTATCGACGTGGCGTTCCCGGTTGCAGACCCTGCAGCCTTTGCCGATGCCGCAGGCGGTATCGAAGGTGAAGGTAACCTGTCTGTGGTGATCTGGACCACCACACCCTGGACACTGCCTTCCAATATGGCAGTGAGTGTTCATGCCGATCTGGATTATGTGTTTGTCCAGTGCCAGATCAATGGCGAGCAGCAGCGGTTTATGTTGGCAGAAGCACTGGTTGAATCCGTGCTGAATCGCTGGAGTGTGGAAGAGCACACTGTGGTGGGTCGCTGTAAGGGGGCGGCGTTAGAAAAGCTATTGCTTCAGCACCCGTTCTACAACCGTCAGGTGCCAATGATTCTGGGCGAGCACGTGACCACTGATGCTGGTACTGGTGCAGTACATACTGCTCCTGACCATGGTGCTGACGACTTTGTGGTGTCTAAAAAGTACGGCATCGACACGCTCAACAATATCGACGACAGCGGTATCTTCCGTGACAAGGTCGAATTGTTTGCCGGCGAGCACGTTTACAAAGTAGATGAAAAAGTCGTTGCGGTCCTGGAAGAAAACGGCCGACTGCTGGCCCAGAGCAAGCTGGTTCACAGCTACCCGCACTGCTGGCGGACCAAAACCCCGCTGATCTTCCGCGCCACGCCGCAGTGGTTTGTCAGCATGGATAAGAACGGCCTGCTGGACCAGTGCCAGAAAGCAGCTGACGAAGTGGAGTGGTTGCCGGGCTGGGGTAAGGCTCGTATCGATTCCATGCTGGATGGCAGCCCGGATTGGTGTATCTCCCGTCAACGCACCTGGGGTGTGCCGATTGCCCTGTTTGTGAACAAAGAGAGCGGCGAGCTGCACCCGGAGACTTCTCGTCTGATCGAAGAAGTTGCCAAGCGCGTTGAGCAATCCGGTATGGATGCATGGTACGACCTGGATGCCAGTGAGCTGTTGGGTGAAGAGGCAGACCAGTACCAGAAGGTGACCGATACTCTGGACGTGTGGTTCGACTCCGGTGTTACTCACAATGCCGTGGTAAATCGCAGGGACAACCTTCGCTTCCCTGCTGACTTGTACCTGGAAGGGTCGGATCAGCACCGCGGTTGGTTCCAGTCGTCCCTGAAGACTTCAATCGCCATGAATGGCGTTGCACCATACAAAACCGTACTGACCCACGGCTTTACCGTAGATGCAGATGGTCGCAAGATGTCCAAGTCCCTGGGTAATACCGTGGCACCCCAGCAGGTCATGAATCAGCTTGGTGCGGATGTGCTGCGCCTGTGGGTTGCGGCGACGGACTTCAGTACCGAGATGAGTGTGTCGGATGAAATCCTCAAGCGTACTTCGGACTCTTATCGCCGTATTCGTAATACTGCCCGTTACTTCCTGTCCAATCTGGACGGTTTTGACCCGGCAGAGCATTTGGTCAAAGCCGAAGATATGCTGGCGCTGGATCAGTGGGCCCTGGACGTTACTGCTCAGCTGCAGAGTGACGTGAAGGCGGCCTACGACAGCTACAACTTCCATTCCATTTACCAGAAAGTGCACAACTTCTGCGTGAACGAGATGGGTGGTGTTTATCTCGACATCATTAAAGACCGTATTTACACCTGCAAAACCGACAGTTTGGCGCGTCGCTCGGCGCAGACCGCGCTGTTCCATATCGTCGAAGCCTTTACTCGCTGGATTGCACCGATCCTCAGCTTTACCGCTGATGAAATCTGGGGCTTCCTGCCGGGCGAGCGCGAGGAGTCGGTATTCCTGGCGGAGTGGTACCAATTGCCGGAGCTTGGTGCTTCAGCGGCATTCAGTCGCCAGGAGTGGGAGCAAATTGTTGAGGTCAAAGAAGCGGTCAACAAGGTAATTGAGGCCAGACGCAACGAGGGTGTTGTTAAGTCCGCTCTGGAAGCAGAGGTGACCCTGTACGCCAATGACGAGTTGAAAGCGTTGCTGGACAAGCTGGGTGATGAGCTCCGCTTTGTACTGATTACTTCCGCGGCCTTTGTCGCTCCAATGGCGGATGCTGGTGAGGTGGATCCAAGCGAGATGCCTGGATTGGGTGTGGCTGTAGTTAAATCTTCTCATGACAAGTGTGAGCGCTGCTGGCACTTCCGTGAAGATGTTGGTACAAGCACTGAGCACCCGACTATTTGTGGTCGCTGTGAAGAGAACGCTTTTGGTGAAGGTGAATCGAGAGCGTTTGCCTAA
- the fkpB gene encoding FKBP-type peptidyl-prolyl cis-trans isomerase → MSSEVIQKGTEVTLHFALSLEDGSAVDSNFEGKPATFTVGDGSLLPGFEQVLLGLGAGASESFSIPPEQGFGQPNPNNLQQMDRREFDPGLNLEPGLVLSFADANQAELPGVVAEVNDEFVTIDFNHPLAGRTIQFDVKIISVKAA, encoded by the coding sequence ATGAGTAGTGAAGTAATTCAAAAGGGCACAGAAGTGACCCTGCATTTTGCCTTGAGTTTGGAAGATGGCTCGGCGGTTGACAGTAATTTCGAAGGTAAGCCAGCTACTTTTACGGTGGGTGATGGCAGTTTGTTGCCTGGATTCGAGCAGGTATTGTTGGGGCTTGGTGCCGGAGCATCGGAAAGCTTCAGTATTCCCCCTGAGCAGGGCTTTGGCCAACCAAATCCCAATAATCTGCAACAAATGGATCGTCGTGAATTTGATCCGGGCCTGAATCTGGAGCCCGGTCTGGTGTTGTCCTTTGCCGACGCCAATCAGGCTGAATTGCCAGGTGTGGTGGCCGAGGTGAATGATGAGTTTGTCACCATCGACTTTAACCACCCGCTTGCGGGGCGTACTATCCAGTTTGATGTAAAGATTATTTCAGTAAAGGCAGCTTGA
- the pilV gene encoding type IV pilus modification protein PilV gives MNYRTGRAIKFGYKQKGAGLIEVLIAVLITAVGILGVAAMQMAGKRNLYEGTQRSLATGYARDLIERMRGNPDQLATYVTTLGGGSSTRSAGTDCSADGANCTTAQLAARDLYEIEQAVLGAQESNVGGLVSPTICIANNSGNVTVTIAWRGAAETSSPGGNTCGEGLGLYGTDDALRRTLTISTFIGEL, from the coding sequence ATGAATTATCGTACCGGTAGAGCCATAAAGTTTGGTTACAAGCAAAAGGGTGCAGGATTAATTGAGGTGCTGATAGCGGTGTTGATCACTGCAGTGGGCATTCTCGGGGTTGCTGCAATGCAGATGGCAGGAAAGCGAAACCTGTATGAAGGTACGCAACGCTCTTTGGCTACGGGGTACGCCAGGGACCTGATAGAGCGTATGCGTGGCAACCCTGACCAACTGGCAACGTATGTAACAACTTTGGGGGGCGGCAGCTCTACCCGTTCTGCGGGTACCGACTGCAGTGCTGACGGAGCTAACTGCACTACAGCACAACTGGCCGCACGCGATTTATACGAAATTGAGCAGGCGGTCCTTGGAGCTCAGGAGAGTAATGTCGGGGGGTTGGTCTCCCCAACAATATGCATCGCTAATAACTCGGGTAATGTCACAGTGACCATTGCCTGGCGTGGGGCGGCAGAAACCAGTAGCCCCGGTGGTAATACCTGTGGAGAGGGACTGGGTCTCTACGGTACTGATGATGCACTTCGTCGTACCCTCACCATCTCAACCTTTATCGGGGAGCTGTAA
- the ribF gene encoding bifunctional riboflavin kinase/FAD synthetase, producing the protein MPSHQKTFIRGLHNLRPEHRGNVVTIGSFDGVHLGHQAILKQVRDEAARLNLPSLAMIFEPQPQEYFLGKRERQEQVPARLMRLREKIDALFAEGIDRVCCLPFNAALRGLTAQQFIEQVLVNGLGVKTLVVGDDFRFGCDRSGDFELLQKAGKVHGFEVRDTLTVARSEERISSTRIRRELEAGNFDEAATLLGKPFMITGKVVYGQQLGRKLGVPTANVHLFRYRAPLSGVFAVEVVLAGQRIQGVANVGVRPTVEQSVKPILEVHLFDWNSDIYGQRIAVEFKHKIREELKFASLEELQAAIENDIEQAKVFFADC; encoded by the coding sequence GTGCCCAGTCACCAGAAAACCTTTATTCGAGGCCTGCACAACCTTCGTCCTGAGCATCGTGGCAATGTGGTCACGATAGGCTCTTTTGATGGTGTGCACCTTGGTCATCAGGCGATACTGAAGCAGGTACGTGATGAGGCGGCTCGACTTAATCTGCCGTCACTTGCGATGATCTTTGAGCCGCAGCCACAGGAATACTTTCTTGGTAAAAGAGAGCGTCAGGAGCAGGTTCCAGCCAGACTGATGCGGTTGCGGGAGAAAATTGACGCACTGTTTGCCGAAGGTATCGACAGAGTTTGTTGTTTGCCGTTTAACGCGGCATTGCGCGGTTTGACGGCGCAGCAGTTTATCGAGCAGGTTCTGGTTAATGGTCTTGGAGTGAAGACCCTGGTAGTTGGTGACGACTTTCGCTTTGGTTGTGATCGCAGCGGTGATTTTGAGTTGCTTCAGAAAGCCGGCAAGGTTCACGGTTTTGAAGTGCGCGATACACTCACAGTGGCTCGCTCCGAAGAGAGGATCAGTAGTACTCGAATTCGTCGCGAACTGGAGGCGGGTAATTTTGATGAAGCGGCAACCTTATTAGGCAAGCCCTTCATGATTACAGGTAAAGTGGTTTATGGCCAGCAGCTGGGTCGTAAACTGGGAGTGCCGACCGCTAATGTACACCTGTTCCGCTATCGGGCTCCACTGAGCGGGGTTTTTGCGGTTGAGGTAGTACTGGCTGGTCAGCGAATCCAGGGCGTTGCCAATGTCGGCGTCCGCCCTACAGTTGAGCAGAGTGTGAAGCCGATTCTGGAAGTACATCTGTTTGACTGGAATAGTGATATCTACGGTCAGCGAATTGCCGTAGAGTTTAAGCACAAAATTCGTGAAGAGCTGAAATTTGCCTCGCTGGAAGAGCTGCAGGCAGCTATTGAAAATGATATTGAGCAGGCAAAGGTTTTCTTTGCCGATTGTTGA
- a CDS encoding PilW family protein, with amino-acid sequence MIHFAPKNCKGFSLVELMVALVLGLLLSAGIINIYIDSRRNFNFEEEAARLQENGRYAINLLKSNLTQAGFFGGMTNKLASAQSVTKDCVAGVNWVLDGTEPIDLINDYSSSTATVRGKTLNCLTTGTLQADSDIVTVKRTAGDMTIKSGAAHAGASGDATQWYLHVEKSNSSWHYGTGFSTSSLSNYWEYYAKVFYVRDYSLTAGDDVPTLCAEQLEGDEMTTSALVEGIENMQIEFGIDTDNDGVSNRFETAPDASEIQDAIMARIYLLVRSVNEAPVGYTDDKSYTLGSKVIAAKNDRYLRKVFSTSVQLRNAGIPRI; translated from the coding sequence ATGATTCATTTTGCTCCAAAAAACTGTAAAGGCTTTTCGCTTGTAGAGTTAATGGTGGCGCTGGTACTTGGGCTTCTGTTATCAGCGGGTATCATCAATATTTACATCGATAGCCGCAGAAACTTTAACTTTGAGGAAGAAGCTGCGCGACTTCAGGAAAACGGCCGCTACGCCATTAATTTGCTGAAATCCAACTTAACACAAGCCGGCTTTTTCGGTGGTATGACGAATAAGCTTGCTTCCGCTCAAAGTGTCACGAAGGACTGTGTTGCAGGGGTTAATTGGGTGCTGGATGGCACTGAGCCAATTGATCTGATCAATGATTATTCCAGTAGTACGGCTACGGTACGAGGTAAAACTCTCAATTGTTTAACTACAGGTACATTGCAAGCCGATTCCGATATCGTCACTGTCAAGCGAACTGCTGGTGATATGACAATAAAGTCGGGTGCTGCCCACGCCGGTGCTTCAGGTGATGCTACCCAATGGTATCTTCATGTAGAAAAGAGTAATTCCAGCTGGCATTACGGCACCGGTTTCTCAACCAGCTCCTTATCCAATTACTGGGAGTATTACGCCAAAGTATTTTATGTGCGTGATTATTCGTTGACGGCTGGTGATGATGTTCCGACGCTTTGTGCTGAACAGCTGGAGGGCGATGAAATGACTACATCAGCCCTGGTGGAAGGCATTGAAAATATGCAGATCGAATTTGGAATTGATACTGATAATGACGGTGTATCCAATCGGTTTGAGACTGCGCCTGACGCCTCTGAAATCCAGGATGCGATTATGGCGCGTATCTATCTGTTGGTGAGAAGTGTGAATGAAGCGCCTGTCGGATATACAGATGACAAATCATATACATTGGGTAGTAAAGTCATCGCAGCAAAAAATGACCGTTATTTGCGCAAGGTGTTTTCTACCTCAGTACAGTTGCGAAACGCTGGCATTCCAAGAATTTAA
- the lspA gene encoding signal peptidase II: MSFKQATPWYLLALVIIVIDQITKAWADSNLMFNQIEVTSFFNLTLAYNKGAAFSFLHDAGGWQRWLFSGLSLAVSVALTVWISRLSKQERLLSLALSLVLAGALGNLYDRVVLGHVIDFLDFHWDGKHFPAFNIADSAITVGAILLAWESLFAKKPESDPKGNVVNE; this comes from the coding sequence ATGAGTTTCAAACAAGCAACACCCTGGTACCTGCTGGCCCTGGTGATTATCGTAATCGACCAGATCACCAAGGCCTGGGCCGACAGTAATCTTATGTTTAACCAGATTGAGGTCACCTCGTTTTTTAACCTGACGTTGGCTTACAACAAAGGTGCTGCATTCAGTTTTTTGCATGATGCTGGTGGCTGGCAGCGCTGGTTGTTCAGTGGATTATCGCTGGCGGTTTCAGTGGCGCTAACAGTCTGGATAAGTCGACTTTCAAAACAGGAGCGGTTGCTGAGTTTGGCTCTCAGCCTGGTTTTGGCCGGTGCGCTGGGCAACCTGTACGACCGAGTTGTGTTGGGCCATGTAATTGATTTTCTGGACTTCCACTGGGATGGAAAACATTTCCCCGCATTTAATATTGCCGATTCGGCGATCACCGTAGGTGCCATCCTGCTGGCATGGGAGTCGCTGTTTGCAAAAAAGCCCGAATCCGATCCAAAAGGTAACGTAGTCAATGAGTAG
- the ispH gene encoding 4-hydroxy-3-methylbut-2-enyl diphosphate reductase — MSNNGVEIQMANPRGFCAGVDRAIDIVNRALDKFGAPIYVRHEVVHNKFVVDDLRSRGAIFVDELHEVPDNVIVIFSAHGVSQAVRQEADRRNLKVFDATCPLVTKVHMEVTHFSRDGQECVLIGHAGHPEVEGTMGQYDASSGGSIYLVEDEADVAKLEVRDPTRLAYVTQTTLSMDDTAKVITALREKFPQISGPRKDDICYATQNRQDAVKQLALEAELVLVVGSPNSSNSNRLRELAERCGASAYLIDSDQDIDPKWLDGVQRIGITAGASAPEVLVKSVVSRLQELGAKVPSEMDGRVENIRFSIPKELRETN, encoded by the coding sequence ATGAGCAACAACGGCGTTGAAATTCAAATGGCCAACCCGCGCGGTTTTTGTGCGGGAGTTGATCGTGCCATCGATATTGTTAACCGTGCTCTCGATAAGTTTGGTGCGCCAATTTACGTTCGCCACGAGGTGGTGCACAACAAATTTGTGGTTGATGACCTGCGCTCCCGCGGAGCGATTTTTGTCGATGAGTTGCACGAAGTACCTGACAATGTAATTGTAATTTTCAGCGCCCACGGTGTGTCGCAGGCTGTGCGTCAGGAGGCGGATCGTCGCAACCTGAAGGTGTTTGACGCCACCTGTCCACTGGTGACCAAGGTTCATATGGAAGTTACCCACTTCAGTCGCGATGGCCAGGAGTGTGTGCTGATTGGTCACGCCGGTCACCCGGAAGTGGAAGGCACCATGGGGCAGTACGATGCCAGCAGTGGCGGATCGATTTATCTGGTGGAAGACGAGGCCGACGTGGCCAAGTTGGAAGTGCGTGACCCGACTCGATTGGCTTACGTTACCCAGACCACGCTCTCCATGGATGACACCGCAAAGGTAATTACCGCACTGCGGGAAAAATTCCCACAGATCAGTGGTCCTCGTAAAGACGATATCTGTTATGCCACCCAAAACCGCCAGGATGCGGTCAAACAGTTAGCCTTGGAGGCCGAGCTGGTATTGGTTGTAGGTTCACCCAACAGCTCCAATTCAAATCGTTTACGTGAGCTTGCCGAGCGTTGTGGTGCCAGTGCCTACCTGATCGATTCGGATCAGGATATTGATCCCAAGTGGCTTGATGGAGTTCAGCGTATTGGTATTACCGCCGGTGCCAGCGCGCCGGAAGTACTGGTTAAATCGGTTGTCAGTCGATTACAGGAGCTTGGTGCCAAAGTGCCGAGCGAGATGGATGGTCGAGTAGAAAATATTCGTTTTTCCATTCCCAAAGAGTTGCGGGAAACAAACTAG
- a CDS encoding GspH/FimT family pseudopilin — protein sequence MRGFTLIELMVTIAIVAIIAAIAAPNFSAFLDRSRTETSASMLYTALLTARSEAVKRNQEVTIRANTTGNFESGWAIFADDDGDGVLDSGEESIRTQSALSGDITARISGISYITFAANGTAVNSSGSSVSRFNVCGRSGDTSQGYLLGIQATGRAHKEKGATSCP from the coding sequence ATGCGTGGATTCACCCTGATTGAGCTGATGGTCACCATCGCTATTGTGGCAATTATTGCCGCAATAGCGGCTCCAAACTTTAGTGCTTTCCTGGACAGGAGCAGAACGGAGACCAGCGCGTCGATGTTATATACCGCTCTGCTGACAGCCAGAAGTGAGGCTGTGAAAAGAAACCAGGAAGTGACGATTCGGGCAAATACCACTGGTAACTTTGAGTCGGGCTGGGCCATTTTTGCAGACGATGATGGTGACGGGGTTCTGGATAGTGGTGAAGAATCCATTCGCACCCAGAGTGCACTCAGTGGTGACATTACTGCCCGTATATCAGGTATTTCCTACATAACATTTGCCGCCAATGGAACTGCAGTAAACAGCAGTGGCTCTTCTGTGAGCCGGTTTAATGTCTGTGGTCGTAGTGGCGATACCTCTCAGGGTTACCTGCTGGGTATTCAGGCAACAGGGCGTGCGCATAAAGAAAAGGGTGCTACTAGCTGCCCATAA
- the murJ gene encoding murein biosynthesis integral membrane protein MurJ has protein sequence MTMISRVLGLVRDVVFAHTIGAGGSADAFFLAFKIPNFLRRLFAEGAFAQAFVPVLNEYHEKGGISAVKGLIDRVSASLGSVLLVVTALVVLFAPQIASLLAYGFEFRGSPQKAELTGQLLQITFPYLFFISMAGMLGGILNSFDRFAIPAFTPVLLNICLIAAAIVGVNYFEEPEMALAWGVFVAGAAQMLFQIPFLMKMHLMPRPRWDWRHPGVKKILLLMAPAIFGVSVSQVNLLLDQVLAAFMRDGAVGWLYFSDRLYELPLGVFGVAIATVILPSLSRQHTAGGGARFEATLGWAIRSVLYIAVPAMVALFMLAEPLMITLFQSGKFDGEEIQLAAMSLRAYSVGLIAFMLIKVLAPGYFARQDMKTPVRIAIIAMVVNMVFNVVFAVPLEFYLGDGGKGHVGLALATSLSAILNAGLLYRGLRKDGVYKPQPGRGRFAITLLVANLLMAAALFGFNQWFTDWASWQWWERGYRILIVCGGGLAVYVAALMAGGVRLRHLRGDGLKGA, from the coding sequence ATGACCATGATCTCCCGAGTGCTCGGTCTGGTTCGGGATGTTGTGTTTGCTCATACTATTGGTGCTGGTGGCTCCGCCGATGCCTTCTTTTTGGCCTTCAAGATTCCCAATTTTTTGCGTCGCTTGTTTGCTGAGGGTGCATTTGCCCAGGCTTTTGTGCCGGTATTGAATGAATATCACGAGAAAGGCGGCATATCTGCAGTAAAAGGTCTGATCGACCGAGTGTCTGCCTCATTGGGATCGGTTCTGCTTGTGGTGACCGCACTGGTAGTGCTTTTTGCGCCTCAAATAGCGTCCTTGCTGGCCTATGGCTTTGAGTTTCGTGGTTCGCCGCAAAAAGCTGAGCTAACTGGTCAGCTGTTGCAGATTACATTTCCCTATCTGTTCTTTATCTCCATGGCGGGCATGCTGGGTGGCATACTCAACAGCTTTGACCGCTTTGCGATACCCGCATTCACACCCGTTCTGCTTAATATCTGTTTGATTGCTGCTGCCATCGTTGGCGTGAATTACTTTGAAGAGCCCGAGATGGCGTTGGCTTGGGGGGTGTTTGTGGCGGGTGCTGCCCAGATGCTGTTCCAGATTCCCTTCCTGATGAAAATGCACTTAATGCCGCGCCCCCGCTGGGATTGGCGTCATCCGGGAGTGAAGAAAATACTGCTGTTAATGGCGCCAGCCATTTTTGGTGTATCAGTCAGCCAGGTTAACTTGCTGTTGGACCAGGTTTTGGCTGCCTTTATGCGGGATGGTGCCGTCGGTTGGCTCTACTTCTCGGATCGCCTGTATGAGCTGCCATTGGGGGTGTTTGGGGTGGCAATTGCAACGGTGATTCTGCCCAGTCTTTCCCGTCAGCACACCGCCGGTGGTGGTGCCCGGTTTGAGGCCACTTTGGGGTGGGCAATTCGCAGCGTGCTGTATATCGCCGTTCCGGCTATGGTGGCGCTGTTTATGCTGGCAGAGCCTTTGATGATAACCCTGTTTCAATCAGGCAAATTTGACGGCGAAGAAATTCAGTTGGCGGCGATGAGTTTGCGTGCCTACTCGGTGGGATTGATCGCCTTTATGTTGATCAAGGTTCTGGCGCCAGGTTACTTCGCTCGCCAAGATATGAAAACGCCGGTTCGAATCGCCATTATTGCGATGGTAGTGAATATGGTATTCAACGTGGTCTTTGCTGTTCCGCTGGAGTTTTACCTGGGTGATGGTGGTAAGGGGCATGTTGGGCTGGCGCTGGCGACTTCCCTGTCGGCTATTCTCAATGCGGGCCTTCTTTACCGCGGATTGAGGAAAGACGGGGTTTACAAGCCACAACCGGGGCGTGGACGATTTGCTATTACCCTGCTTGTTGCCAATCTTCTAATGGCAGCTGCTTTGTTTGGCTTTAACCAGTGGTTTACTGACTGGGCAAGCTGGCAGTGGTGGGAAAGAGGCTACAGAATCCTGATTGTTTGTGGTGGTGGATTGGCGGTGTATGTGGCAGCGCTGATGGCAGGTGGCGTGCGCTTGCGTCATCTGCGTGGAGATGGCCTGAAGGGCGCATGA
- the rpsT gene encoding 30S ribosomal protein S20 — translation MANSPQARKRARQSEKRRSHNAGLRSMARTYIKKVNAAIEAGDHAAAQEAYNAAVPVIDRIADKGIIHKNKAARHKSRLNAQIKALAA, via the coding sequence GTGGCTAACTCTCCACAAGCACGCAAGCGTGCACGCCAAAGCGAAAAGCGTCGCTCGCACAATGCAGGCCTGCGCTCCATGGCGCGCACCTACATCAAAAAAGTTAACGCAGCTATCGAAGCTGGTGACCACGCAGCCGCTCAAGAAGCATACAACGCAGCTGTACCGGTAATCGATCGCATCGCCGACAAAGGCATCATCCACAAAAACAAGGCAGCTCGTCACAAGAGCCGCCTGAACGCTCAGATCAAAGCCCTGGCCGCTTAA
- a CDS encoding GspH/FimT family protein — protein MFTDPKGFTLSELLVAVAIVAILAAAAAPSFQTFLQNSRVSAQADCLMSALQLMRMEAIKRNSTVRLCQSQSGRSCDGISWNDGWLMWVDTEGDGSLEAEDSQEVIRYFEPISDQVVLTNSRSSMTWIGYRGDGTPVGSTGMANSTWSICHSAGGDEFGREIVINRTGRARRSRGADCGN, from the coding sequence ATGTTTACCGATCCCAAAGGATTCACCCTGTCCGAGTTGCTGGTCGCTGTCGCCATTGTTGCGATTCTGGCGGCAGCCGCCGCACCGTCTTTTCAAACCTTCCTTCAAAATAGTCGTGTATCCGCGCAGGCGGATTGCTTGATGTCTGCACTGCAGCTAATGCGAATGGAGGCAATAAAGCGCAACAGCACGGTTCGTCTCTGCCAAAGTCAGTCAGGTCGCTCCTGCGATGGTATCAGCTGGAATGATGGCTGGTTAATGTGGGTCGATACAGAAGGTGACGGCTCTTTGGAGGCTGAAGACTCACAGGAAGTTATCCGTTACTTCGAGCCAATATCTGATCAGGTCGTATTGACCAATAGTCGATCTTCTATGACCTGGATTGGATATCGAGGGGATGGTACTCCGGTAGGAAGCACCGGTATGGCAAATTCAACCTGGTCGATTTGTCACAGTGCCGGTGGTGATGAGTTTGGCCGGGAAATAGTAATTAATCGCACTGGAAGGGCGCGTCGATCGAGAGGGGCAGACTGTGGTAATTAG